The following coding sequences lie in one Tichowtungia aerotolerans genomic window:
- a CDS encoding ferritin-like domain-containing protein has product MGSRGIEIVGMDVNELLTLLNKALADEWLAHYQYWIGTKVVAGPMKDAVIAELLQHATEEMQHAELVSDRIVQLGGTPILTPADWFTLTNCEYEPPTDPFVQAVLEQNIRGEQCAISVYNDLMKKTRDTDQITYNIALQIIEQEIEHEQDLQDLLEDLNLMVQHYGLKK; this is encoded by the coding sequence ATGGGAAGTCGTGGAATTGAAATCGTCGGCATGGACGTCAATGAACTGCTGACACTGTTGAACAAAGCTCTTGCTGACGAATGGCTGGCTCACTACCAGTACTGGATTGGCACCAAAGTCGTTGCCGGGCCGATGAAAGATGCGGTTATCGCTGAACTGCTTCAGCATGCCACCGAAGAAATGCAGCATGCCGAACTCGTCTCGGATCGCATCGTGCAGCTCGGCGGCACGCCGATCCTCACGCCGGCCGACTGGTTCACACTCACCAACTGCGAATACGAGCCGCCGACCGACCCCTTTGTACAGGCCGTGCTCGAACAGAATATCCGCGGCGAACAGTGCGCCATCAGCGTCTATAACGACTTGATGAAAAAGACGCGCGACACCGATCAGATCACCTATAATATCGCGCTGCAGATTATTGAACAGGAGATCGAGCATGAACAGGACCTGCAGGATCTGCTCGAAGACCTCAACCTGATGGTGCAGCATTACGGCCTGAAGAAATAA
- a CDS encoding DMT family transporter: MLWIALGLISSVLLGFYDVCKKHALNHNAVLPVLFFSTLASFLPMLAVLGGMHWAPEMMEQSCFYLPEATPAQHLHLFAKSFIIFISWTLAYFAMKHLPISIVSPVRASGPVWTLIGALLLFHERPEPMQWAGMAVVFLSYFAFSLIGRKEGVDFHRSRWILFIFLATLVGTLSALYDKYLLQQQGYAPMLVQFWFAFYNMILFGLTVLLFWLPNRSKTTPFKWRWSIPLIGLLLTSADLIYFHAVRNPASLIVVLSILRRSSVVVSFTVGSLLFGDVNRRMKAWALAGVLIGVVLIILS, translated from the coding sequence ATGCTGTGGATTGCGCTCGGGCTGATTTCTTCGGTACTGCTCGGATTTTACGATGTATGTAAAAAGCATGCACTCAATCATAACGCGGTGCTTCCGGTCCTTTTCTTTTCAACATTGGCCTCGTTTCTTCCGATGCTGGCAGTGCTGGGCGGTATGCATTGGGCTCCGGAAATGATGGAGCAGAGCTGCTTCTATCTGCCGGAGGCAACACCGGCTCAGCACCTGCACCTGTTCGCGAAATCATTCATCATTTTCATTTCCTGGACGCTGGCCTATTTCGCGATGAAGCACCTGCCGATTTCGATCGTCTCGCCGGTTCGAGCCTCCGGGCCGGTCTGGACGCTGATCGGCGCATTGCTGCTGTTTCATGAACGTCCTGAGCCGATGCAGTGGGCCGGAATGGCCGTGGTGTTTCTGTCCTATTTTGCGTTTTCGCTGATTGGTCGCAAAGAAGGCGTTGACTTTCACCGCAGTCGCTGGATCCTGTTTATTTTCCTGGCTACGCTGGTCGGCACGCTCAGCGCGCTGTACGACAAATATCTGCTCCAGCAGCAGGGCTATGCCCCGATGCTGGTGCAGTTCTGGTTTGCGTTCTACAATATGATCCTGTTTGGCTTGACAGTTCTGCTCTTCTGGCTGCCGAACCGCAGCAAAACCACGCCTTTTAAATGGCGCTGGAGCATTCCGCTCATCGGTCTGCTGCTGACCTCCGCCGACCTGATTTATTTTCACGCAGTCCGCAACCCCGCCTCGCTGATCGTGGTGCTTTCCATTCTGCGCCGCAGCAGCGTTGTTGTTTCTTTTACGGTCGGTTCTCTTCTGTTCGGTGATGTCAACCGCCGGATGAAAGCCTGGGCGCTGGCCGGTGTATTGATCGGCGTAGTCCTTATTATCCTCTCATGA
- a CDS encoding ATP-binding cassette domain-containing protein, which yields MALISLQNIQIAFGGPKLLDGVTLQIESGERICLIGRNGEGKSTLLKIVDGTLEPDDGTVIRSGVRVARLQQTVPQDIEGTVFDLVSRDWNHEHALDHPVEKVISLMNLEPNQPFAELSGGMRRRALLAKALVNEPDILVLDEPTNHLDIDSIQWLENFLARWRGTVLFVTHDRVFLQKLATRIVELDRGQLTSWECDYETYLKRRQALLDAEEGQWAEFDRKLAQEEVWIRKGIKARRTRNEGRVRELEKMRAERSQRRERSGTVKLQLHEAEQSGRKVITVDHISCSYEGEDLISGFSTEILRGDRIGIIGPNGCGKTTLINTMLGTLAPTAGEVRNGTRLEVAYFDQHRQKLDENKSVKWNLCADNEYVQTPSGRQHVMGYLRNFLFSPADADQPVGSLSGGERNRLMLAKLFAQPSNVLVLDEPTNDLDVETLDMLEEMLAEYQGTVLLVSHDRAFLNNVVTSTIVFEENGLGEYAGGYDDWVQQSSYRKESAEMVQKTTEPQKTRTRKLTNKERYELKELPKTIEALEAELETLTATLNDPDFYRRDPEEIRKTTERAEAVPKELEAAYERWAELEEHS from the coding sequence ATGGCACTCATCAGCTTACAGAATATTCAAATCGCATTCGGCGGACCGAAACTTCTCGACGGAGTTACGCTTCAGATTGAGTCGGGCGAACGCATCTGTCTGATCGGCCGCAACGGCGAGGGAAAGTCCACGCTGTTGAAGATTGTCGACGGCACGCTCGAGCCCGATGACGGCACTGTGATCCGGAGCGGAGTGCGGGTTGCCCGACTGCAGCAGACGGTTCCGCAGGATATTGAGGGCACGGTGTTCGATCTGGTTTCCAGGGATTGGAACCACGAGCACGCGCTGGATCATCCGGTGGAAAAAGTGATTTCGCTGATGAACCTGGAACCGAATCAGCCGTTTGCGGAGCTCTCCGGCGGCATGCGCCGCCGCGCGCTGCTGGCGAAGGCGCTGGTGAACGAGCCGGATATTCTGGTTCTCGACGAGCCGACCAACCATCTCGACATTGATTCCATCCAATGGTTGGAGAACTTTCTGGCGCGCTGGCGCGGCACGGTGCTGTTTGTGACTCACGACCGTGTTTTTCTGCAGAAACTGGCGACCCGTATTGTGGAACTTGATCGCGGGCAGCTGACGAGCTGGGAGTGCGATTATGAAACCTACCTCAAGCGGCGGCAGGCACTGCTCGACGCAGAGGAAGGGCAGTGGGCGGAATTTGACCGCAAGCTGGCGCAGGAGGAGGTTTGGATCCGCAAGGGAATCAAGGCGCGCCGTACACGCAACGAGGGGCGCGTGCGCGAACTCGAAAAAATGCGCGCGGAACGTTCGCAGCGCCGTGAGCGGTCGGGGACGGTGAAGCTTCAGCTGCACGAGGCGGAGCAGTCCGGACGTAAAGTGATTACGGTGGACCATATTTCCTGCAGCTATGAGGGCGAGGATCTGATTTCAGGGTTTTCAACGGAAATTCTGCGCGGTGACCGCATCGGGATTATCGGGCCGAACGGTTGCGGGAAAACAACGCTGATTAATACGATGCTTGGGACGCTGGCGCCGACAGCCGGCGAGGTGCGCAACGGGACGCGGCTGGAGGTGGCCTATTTCGATCAGCACCGCCAGAAGCTGGATGAAAACAAAAGTGTGAAGTGGAATCTTTGCGCAGATAATGAATATGTTCAGACTCCGTCCGGGCGGCAGCACGTGATGGGCTATCTGCGCAATTTCCTTTTTTCGCCGGCCGACGCGGACCAGCCGGTTGGTTCGCTCTCCGGCGGAGAGCGCAACCGCCTGATGCTCGCCAAGCTGTTTGCCCAGCCGTCCAACGTGCTGGTGCTTGACGAGCCAACGAACGATCTGGATGTTGAAACGCTCGATATGCTCGAAGAAATGCTTGCGGAGTATCAGGGGACGGTTCTGCTGGTCAGCCATGACCGCGCCTTTTTGAATAATGTGGTGACCTCCACAATTGTTTTCGAAGAAAACGGCCTTGGCGAATATGCCGGCGGTTACGATGACTGGGTCCAGCAGTCTTCTTATCGCAAAGAATCCGCGGAGATGGTTCAGAAAACGACGGAACCGCAGAAAACGCGGACGCGAAAACTGACCAATAAGGAGCGGTACGAGCTGAAGGAGCTTCCCAAAACGATTGAAGCGCTCGAAGCAGAACTCGAAACACTTACCGCTACGCTTAACGATCCTGATTTTTACCGGCGCGATCCCGAAGAAATCCGGAAGACCACCGAGCGTGCCGAAGCCGTTCCGAAGGAACTCGAAGCCGCGTATGAGCGCTGGGCCGAGTTAGAGGAACACTCCTGA
- the yaaA gene encoding peroxide stress protein YaaA, translating to MIIVLSPSKSMDMNPVADSGFSHPGFLDRSEQLISKLRNFSTSELMDFMAISEKLAELNRQRFMDWKQPFSLDNAKQAILAFTGDVYDGLNAPSLEKADLTFAQKHLRILSGLYGVLRPLDLIQPYRLEMGRPLQTDGASSLYEFWRATITEELNQIPGDLLVNLASQEYFKAIDRKALNKQIISPVFKDEKNGKLKIISFYAKKARGTMARFIIQNRISKPEALPAFNLDGYEYAPDLSTASAPVFTRPEQT from the coding sequence ATGATTATTGTTTTATCACCCTCTAAAAGCATGGACATGAATCCGGTTGCGGATTCCGGCTTTTCGCACCCCGGATTTCTGGACCGGTCCGAACAGCTGATTTCCAAACTTCGGAACTTTTCAACCAGTGAACTTATGGACTTTATGGCCATCAGTGAAAAGCTGGCGGAACTGAATCGGCAGCGGTTCATGGACTGGAAACAGCCCTTCTCCCTGGACAATGCCAAACAGGCCATCCTGGCCTTTACCGGCGATGTATACGACGGGCTCAATGCGCCTTCACTGGAAAAGGCCGACCTGACCTTTGCGCAAAAGCACCTGCGCATTCTCTCCGGCCTTTACGGGGTGCTCCGCCCGCTCGACCTGATTCAACCCTACCGCCTCGAAATGGGGCGGCCGCTTCAAACCGATGGAGCATCCAGTCTTTACGAATTCTGGCGCGCCACTATCACCGAAGAACTCAACCAAATTCCCGGCGATCTGCTGGTGAATCTGGCTTCACAGGAATACTTTAAAGCCATCGATCGAAAAGCGCTCAACAAACAGATCATCAGCCCGGTGTTTAAAGACGAAAAGAACGGAAAACTGAAAATCATCAGCTTCTACGCCAAAAAAGCGCGCGGGACGATGGCGCGCTTCATCATCCAAAACCGGATTTCGAAACCGGAAGCCCTGCCGGCGTTCAACCTCGATGGCTATGAATACGCACCGGATCTTTCAACCGCATCCGCGCCCGTATTCACCCGACCGGAGCAGACGTAA
- a CDS encoding dihydrodipicolinate synthase family protein translates to MKKAVSTLEGLVVPVPTPFGDDDAIDFGAFLSHLDWLAECGVRNLLVNGTTGEFFSLTPEEQMKLLRVSREAWKGSLIFHLASPALFQCLETAHHAQEAGADFIATLPPYYFANAPVDGLVEWFCRLSLGSDLPLILYNFPKHVGNTLTPELLKDIPHWGVKDSSADLSLIPATPNYFVGGDRRISEAYAAGAKGFVSASASIDPLPYLRIEKSQAPELQSLVDAVNARASGPFAIAKIKQALSEILPGYPAAVRPPLTSAPVG, encoded by the coding sequence ATGAAAAAAGCTGTTTCTACTCTGGAAGGTCTGGTGGTGCCGGTGCCGACGCCTTTTGGCGATGATGATGCGATTGATTTCGGGGCGTTTCTTTCGCATCTCGACTGGCTGGCGGAATGCGGTGTTCGCAATCTGCTGGTGAACGGTACGACGGGCGAGTTTTTTTCTCTGACGCCGGAAGAACAGATGAAGCTGCTGCGCGTCAGCCGCGAGGCGTGGAAGGGCTCGCTGATTTTTCATTTGGCATCTCCGGCACTTTTCCAATGTTTGGAAACGGCGCACCATGCGCAGGAGGCAGGAGCGGACTTTATTGCCACGCTGCCTCCCTATTACTTCGCAAACGCACCGGTGGACGGTTTGGTGGAATGGTTCTGTCGCCTGTCACTCGGAAGTGATCTCCCGCTGATTCTCTATAATTTCCCGAAGCACGTCGGCAATACACTGACTCCTGAGCTGCTGAAAGATATTCCGCACTGGGGCGTAAAAGATTCCTCTGCTGACCTGTCGCTGATTCCGGCGACCCCGAATTATTTTGTCGGTGGAGACCGTAGAATTTCGGAGGCATACGCGGCGGGAGCAAAGGGATTTGTCAGCGCATCGGCCAGTATTGATCCGCTGCCGTATCTGCGGATCGAAAAATCGCAGGCTCCCGAGCTCCAGTCGTTGGTTGATGCAGTAAACGCCCGCGCCTCCGGACCGTTTGCCATTGCAAAAATTAAGCAGGCGTTGTCTGAAATCCTGCCGGGTTATCCTGCCGCGGTCCGACCGCCGCTTACGTCTGCTCCGGTCGGGTGA
- a CDS encoding class I SAM-dependent methyltransferase yields MTKQENTSNCPLCNALSDPFCADRTREYLRCPCCDLIFVPPKLRLSMEAEKARYDLHQNDSADSGYRKFMNRLFQPLEKKLSPGAGGLDFGCGPGPTLSLMFEEAGYPCAIYDLHYANDPSVFERQYDFLTCSETMEHMYRPREEFKRFLTLVKPGGWIGIMTQLHDHAPVPFERWHYKNDDTHVCFFSTQTFQWLEKTYSLHLEFHSDNVILILSP; encoded by the coding sequence ATGACGAAACAGGAAAACACATCAAACTGTCCGCTGTGCAACGCGCTCAGCGATCCATTCTGCGCCGACCGCACGCGGGAATACCTGCGCTGCCCGTGCTGCGACCTGATTTTTGTTCCGCCGAAGCTGCGCCTTTCGATGGAGGCTGAAAAAGCGCGCTACGACCTGCATCAGAACGATTCCGCGGATTCCGGATATCGGAAGTTTATGAATCGTCTTTTTCAACCCTTGGAAAAAAAGCTGTCACCCGGCGCGGGCGGTCTGGACTTCGGCTGCGGTCCCGGCCCCACGCTGTCGCTGATGTTTGAAGAAGCCGGTTATCCTTGCGCTATCTACGATCTGCATTACGCCAACGACCCGTCTGTCTTCGAGAGGCAGTATGACTTTCTCACCTGCTCGGAAACCATGGAGCATATGTATCGCCCGCGCGAAGAATTCAAGCGGTTTCTAACGCTGGTGAAGCCCGGCGGCTGGATCGGCATCATGACCCAGCTGCACGACCACGCCCCCGTTCCGTTCGAGCGCTGGCACTACAAAAACGATGACACCCATGTCTGCTTTTTCTCAACACAGACTTTTCAATGGCTGGAAAAAACCTACAGCCTTCATCTCGAATTTCATTCGGACAATGTCATCCTCATCCTCTCTCCCTGA
- a CDS encoding sulfatase-like hydrolase/transferase → MMKWNVLLAAVGAAAGMAAERPNIVIILTDDSGYSDLGCYGGEIDTPNIDRMARSGLRFRNFYNNGRCSPTRASLMTGRDSAFAGFAAGTLGGWNREMKQPAYRARLPYDLPTIAEVMKAAGYRTMMTGKWHLGGSLMKGQPARQAWWKQTHPGWELTDAEIEADFNALPPQRGFDEFFGLVEGETHQFFTAADKHEYLEGNEHARLKIDREYNMNCFYKKKDRYPYTPNHGKTAKAFYGTDGMTDRAIEMIEEAAAQPEPFFMYIAYRAPHLPLQAPQELVDKYLSRYADLPKVEMDRVAGLVREGLWTAETSFRKYFIPARKMPEEKKKEYQLRAAIHAAMVEKVDENVGKVFQTLEKTGELDNTLVIYLSDNGAASHLGDLMNVPYYGCKALMWEGGTKTHCIAQWPKVIKPGTISDSVGWVGDFLPTCLELAGGTYPSEFRGSKTAPLDGRSLLPVLKGETLAPPEYLFSNDKGQQGVIYKGRWKLLIEPGWYVLTSKKPGIEYELYDLKTDPAEKTNLAKQKPELVQQLAEACRNWQKRCGIEDYGEMLKIRSDFSK, encoded by the coding sequence ATGATGAAATGGAATGTGTTATTGGCGGCAGTCGGAGCGGCGGCTGGGATGGCGGCAGAGCGGCCGAATATCGTGATTATTCTTACTGACGATTCGGGCTATTCTGATCTCGGCTGTTATGGCGGCGAAATCGATACTCCGAATATTGACCGCATGGCGAGAAGCGGTCTGCGTTTCCGAAATTTTTACAACAACGGTCGCTGCAGTCCGACACGGGCATCGCTGATGACCGGCCGCGATTCGGCGTTTGCCGGATTTGCCGCCGGTACGCTCGGCGGCTGGAACCGCGAGATGAAACAGCCCGCTTATCGCGCGCGCCTTCCGTATGATCTGCCCACGATCGCCGAAGTCATGAAGGCGGCTGGGTACCGGACGATGATGACCGGCAAGTGGCATCTCGGCGGCAGCCTGATGAAAGGTCAACCGGCGCGACAGGCCTGGTGGAAACAGACGCACCCCGGCTGGGAGCTGACGGATGCTGAAATTGAGGCCGACTTTAATGCCTTGCCGCCGCAGCGCGGGTTTGACGAATTTTTCGGGCTGGTTGAAGGCGAGACCCATCAGTTTTTCACGGCCGCCGACAAGCATGAATATCTCGAAGGCAACGAGCATGCGAGGTTGAAGATCGATCGTGAATACAACATGAACTGTTTCTACAAAAAGAAAGACCGCTATCCCTACACGCCGAATCACGGGAAGACTGCCAAGGCGTTCTATGGCACCGACGGCATGACCGACCGTGCAATTGAAATGATCGAAGAGGCCGCTGCGCAGCCGGAGCCGTTCTTTATGTACATAGCATATCGCGCGCCTCACCTTCCGCTGCAGGCGCCGCAGGAGCTGGTGGATAAATATCTGTCGCGTTATGCGGATCTTCCGAAAGTGGAAATGGATCGAGTTGCCGGTTTAGTGCGCGAAGGGTTGTGGACGGCCGAAACGTCGTTTAGGAAATATTTTATTCCGGCCCGCAAGATGCCGGAGGAAAAGAAAAAGGAATACCAGCTGCGGGCGGCCATTCATGCGGCGATGGTGGAGAAGGTTGATGAGAACGTCGGGAAAGTTTTCCAAACCTTGGAAAAAACCGGCGAGCTGGACAATACGCTGGTGATTTATCTGTCTGACAACGGCGCGGCTTCGCATCTCGGCGACCTGATGAATGTGCCGTACTACGGATGCAAAGCGCTGATGTGGGAGGGCGGCACAAAGACACATTGTATTGCCCAGTGGCCGAAGGTTATCAAGCCCGGAACGATTTCGGATAGTGTCGGCTGGGTTGGAGATTTCCTTCCGACCTGCCTGGAGCTCGCGGGCGGAACCTATCCGTCTGAATTTCGCGGCAGCAAAACGGCGCCGCTGGACGGGCGCAGTCTGCTGCCGGTGCTGAAAGGTGAAACCCTGGCGCCGCCGGAATATCTGTTCAGTAACGATAAGGGCCAGCAGGGCGTCATTTATAAAGGGCGCTGGAAACTGCTGATCGAGCCGGGCTGGTATGTGCTGACCAGTAAAAAGCCGGGCATTGAGTATGAATTATATGATCTGAAAACCGATCCAGCGGAAAAAACAAACCTCGCCAAACAGAAACCGGAACTGGTTCAGCAGCTGGCAGAAGCATGCCGCAACTGGCAGAAACGATGCGGAATTGAAGACTATGGGGAGATGCTGAAGATTCGTTCGGATTTCTCAAAATGA
- a CDS encoding sulfatase — protein MRVAKSVMVAGLLTQGVMGAPNVLFIAVDDLNTEVGFLGDAHAKTPNMDRLAEQSVVFRRAYCQSPICGPSRNSLLTGRYPHHTGLYSLDPMFRDVEALEDVVSLPQHFRKNGYWSATVGKIYHSKPDPESFDTNHGWMGAFGPFPEKTIHLDSELPVHPYYDWGAFLEDEETADYKVAQSACGFIEKAAKTDQPFFISVGFFRPHCPMYAPQKWFDLHPLEDIVPLPDQSADLKDIPAYGKKLIRYFGRQDYNRFLRENNRAASFLQAYRACVSFTDHCIGQVLDALEKSGQADNTIVVLFGDHGVQNGKKNLWYKRTLWEASTQVPLLIKPAGNSVLQTVQTPVGLIDIYPTLCELAGLEQPAGLEGTSLAGLMRGEKQVRAPVLSVFGPDNFALRSDRWRYIRYADGAEELYDHRNDPDERTNLALNPENASVLDEFRPQVPKHSEPFAPGSSGLGSGAFPGK, from the coding sequence ATGAGAGTAGCGAAGAGTGTTATGGTGGCGGGTTTATTAACGCAAGGTGTCATGGGCGCTCCGAATGTGTTGTTCATTGCAGTGGATGATTTGAATACGGAAGTCGGATTTTTGGGCGATGCGCATGCGAAGACGCCGAACATGGATCGGCTGGCGGAACAGTCGGTCGTGTTCCGCCGGGCGTATTGCCAGTCGCCGATCTGTGGTCCGTCGCGCAACAGCCTGTTGACCGGTCGTTATCCGCATCATACCGGACTTTACAGCCTGGACCCAATGTTCCGCGACGTGGAAGCGTTGGAGGATGTCGTTTCGCTTCCCCAGCACTTTCGAAAGAACGGCTACTGGTCGGCGACGGTCGGTAAGATTTATCACAGCAAACCGGATCCTGAATCATTCGATACAAATCATGGATGGATGGGGGCGTTTGGACCGTTTCCTGAAAAGACCATTCATCTCGATTCGGAACTTCCGGTGCATCCCTATTATGACTGGGGCGCGTTTTTGGAAGACGAAGAAACGGCCGACTATAAAGTGGCGCAGTCAGCCTGCGGGTTTATCGAAAAGGCGGCGAAAACCGATCAGCCGTTTTTTATTTCGGTCGGTTTTTTCCGGCCGCACTGTCCGATGTATGCGCCGCAGAAATGGTTCGACCTGCATCCGCTGGAGGACATTGTTCCGCTGCCGGATCAGTCGGCCGACCTCAAGGATATTCCGGCCTACGGAAAAAAACTGATCAGGTATTTCGGCCGGCAGGATTACAACCGGTTTCTGCGCGAAAACAACCGGGCGGCTTCGTTTCTTCAGGCGTATCGTGCCTGTGTCAGCTTTACCGATCACTGCATCGGGCAGGTGCTCGACGCACTGGAAAAATCGGGGCAGGCCGACAATACCATTGTGGTTTTGTTCGGTGACCACGGCGTGCAGAACGGGAAGAAAAACCTTTGGTACAAACGGACTTTATGGGAAGCCTCCACGCAGGTTCCGCTGCTGATTAAACCGGCTGGGAATTCCGTCCTGCAGACTGTGCAGACGCCGGTCGGATTAATCGATATTTATCCGACATTATGCGAGCTGGCCGGACTGGAGCAGCCGGCCGGGTTGGAGGGAACCTCGCTCGCCGGATTGATGCGCGGAGAAAAACAGGTGCGAGCCCCGGTGCTGTCGGTGTTCGGTCCGGATAATTTTGCGCTGCGCAGCGACCGCTGGCGCTATATCCGATATGCGGATGGTGCGGAAGAGCTTTATGATCACCGGAACGATCCGGATGAAAGAACCAATCTGGCACTCAACCCGGAAAACGCATCGGTTTTGGATGAATTTCGACCGCAGGTTCCGAAGCATTCTGAACCGTTTGCTCCCGGAAGTAGTGGGCTCGGCAGCGGTGCGTTTCCCGGAAAATAA